A region of Lycium barbarum isolate Lr01 chromosome 1, ASM1917538v2, whole genome shotgun sequence DNA encodes the following proteins:
- the LOC132624165 gene encoding secretory carrier-associated membrane protein 2-like — MAGRYNENPFAEEANVNPFANGSSTRGSTVDIPLDNAKTTMQDLKKKEKELQAREADLRRREAEVKRREEALAGAGVVIEERNWPPFLPIFHQDIANEIPIHLQKLQYVAFATFLGLGCCLLWNLLSTTTLWFKGGDVGAWVLSILYLFGFPLAYFVWYRPLYRAMRTDSALKFGWFFLCYSIHITYCVLAAVAPPFIFREHSLTGFMNAIDLIRWSSTLGVFFFIGAGLFSLEALISIWVIQQVFLYFRGSGKAAEMKKEAARSTINAM; from the exons ATGGCTGGTCGTTATAATGAAAATCCTTTTGCAGAAGAAGCTAACGTGAATCCATTTGCg AATGGAAGTTCTACTCGTGGTTCAACAGTCGATATTCCTCTTGATAATGCAAAG acaacaATGCAGGATctaaagaagaaggagaaggaacTACAAGCTAGAGAGGCTGATCTGAGAAGAAGAGAAGCG GAAGTGAAGAGGAGAGAAGAAGCTTTAGCAGGAG CCGGTGTTGTTATAGAGGAAAGGAATTGGCCACCATTCTTACCCATCTTTCATCAAGATATCGCAAATGAAATTCCAATCCATCTACAAAAGTTGCAGTATGTTGCGTTCGCTACATTCTTGG GTTTGGGGTGTTGTTTACTATGGAACCTTTTATCGACCACCACTCTTTGGTTCAAAGGAGGAG ACGTAGGCGCTTGGGTTTTGTCTATTCTCTACTTATTTGGTTTTCCATTAGCCTACTTTGTGTGGTATCGTCCTCTTTATCGTGCAATGAG GACTGATAGCGCGCTGAAGTTTGGGTGGTTTTTCTTATGTTATTCG ATTCACATTACATATTGCGTCTTAGCTGCGGTGGCACCTCCATTCATATTTAGGGAACATTCCTTGAC TGGTTTTATGAATGCAATTGATCTTATACGCTGGAGTTCGACACTTGGG GTATTCTTCTTCATAGGGGCTGGATTGTTCTCTCTTGAGGCACTGATTAGCATATGGGTTATTCAG CAAGTGTTCCTGTATTTCCGAGGGAGTGGTAAAGCTGCGGAGATGAAGAAAGAGGCTGCAAGGTCAACGATAAACGCAATGTGA